Within Fusarium fujikuroi IMI 58289 draft genome, chromosome FFUJ_chr08, the genomic segment GCACTCCATGCGGCAAAGAACCATCTCAACGCCAGAGTCATCCGCGAAAACGTGGAAAGCCGCGTGCAGGAACTCCTCGCCAGCCCTCCACCAGCTACTCCAGTGGAAACGCTGGCATATGCACAAGCGCTCTTCATATATCAAATCATTCGTCTACTAGACAACGACGCCCGAACCTACGCCATCTACGAAGCCACTATGCCTCATCTCGAAGAAGCATCCAACGCGCTCATTCCTCACATCGCCATCGACGAAGAAGCAGATTCACCAAGTCAATCCTCAGATCTGATACCCCTGTTTCCCGCCTCAGCAGCACAGGCATTCTGGACAAATTGGATCTTCCAAGAATCAGCCAAAAGAACCCTCGGTATGATCAACTTTTTCATGCTGACGTATTACTTCATGAAAGGCGAGTCGGGTAATAGATGCGGTCAGAATAAAAACATCGCTGTGAATCGGTCTGTCACCATGTCTGCGCATTTATGGAACGCTCAAGATCCTGTCGATTTTGCACTGGCGTGGCGAAATAAGAAACATTTTGTAATAAATGTCAGCGCGTAAGTCAATTTTGAGTCTTGTTTGTTGTGTTTAGCTGATGAGTGAAAGACCAAATTTCTTGGAGACGATACTTCATGATGCCCAGAAGGATGACGTTGATGCGTTTGGCAAGATATGTCTAACATCCTTGATGGGACTTACTGAGGCAAAAGGCTGGTTAGCTATGAAGGGAATTGCTCTATAGCCCCAGGTCGAATACCAATCCTGTCGAAAATCCCCACTTACATGGGCATGTCCCTCGCTAATCAGGTCTTTGCTTGGCAACTCTTCCACGCGGGCGCTGACGGGACATCATATAAGTCATtagaagtaataaaagggTAAAATTCTTATTTACTCAACATTATATAGTAGTGATTCTGCTATAGGGCTGTCAAGAATCAAGCCACGCTGGCAGATTGTGTTAACAGTTTATCTCTGTCATGATAGCAAATGTCCACAAAATGTCACGGCTCTGTtatgagatcaagaatgaGTACACACAGCTCGTCACTACAGCTCGGGGGCAAGAACTAGATAGTAGACACTGATATGATTCTGTATGTAAAGTATTGGCACTTTCTcactattatatatatagagattaatTTAATGTCTGAAGTTCGGGTCTAGGGTAGTGTGGAATATTTGGCGCCTTTGTTAAAAGACCTGAGATAAATGCTAATAAAATTAGCTCAGAGCATCAAGTCCTTTTGCTTTGCTAAACCTCCACTTATGGACGGCGACGCCGAGGCAAAACTGGTGCGGCtgagaaagaaaagtcaTATCGGAGGACCCGATGTTACTCCAATTCCACAGCATCATGTTTTGTTATCTTATCTCGCATTGATAAGCTTCTTATCGCTTGGAGCCAGCAAGGACCCTAGCCTTGGGTTCTAATACGAAAACAAGGTGCCCAAATCATCTGGTCTAAAGATAAACTAGAATACACTggatttacctaagtctttttgtcctAAATCGTTTTGCCTCCCAGGCGTGGAAACCTGGCAAAAGTCCCTTGAGTAAGCTGCTGACAGAACAACAAGTGGACCAGGTCGGCCGCGGCTCAACTCCACCAAAGCGGCCGACTTTACAACAGTCGTGATAGGGCCATCAGCCGCCAGCAACGCAATGATGGTTAAAAATAAGCGAAAATACAAGCTTAGGAACAAGCTTCTGCCAAGCGTCAATGCCGGATCCTTGCCGCCCCTGGTAGTCGAGACCTTTTAGATCTATATCCCCTGCCAAGAGCTGCGTGATTGAGAGTCTTTCACGAGGTGGGACCCTGATTGAATGGAATGATGTTTGTTCTAGTGCAATGCCAAGCTAGCTGTTAATGCGAAAATGGAAGGTTGTATTTTCGGACTTCACGAAATGCTGCCTTGCACGTGTCATGGCATTGTAATGAAAAGAGATTCAGTTTGACGACAGCGGTCAACCTCGACGACGTGTATAAAGACATGGCTAACGTCTTCACTAATTCATCCCTTTTCCTTATCCTCAGATCATCAGTCTCCTCTCATTCTCTTTCGGCAACTCAATACTCCCCCCTCATCACCATGCTCGTCTCAACTGCTCTTCTCGCTCTCTGCTCGGCAGCCTTCACAGCAGCTACGCCTGCTCCAGCTCAAACCGCCGAGACGGACTTTAGCTTCTGGCTCGGCGGCCCTATCCTCGAGAAATGCCTCGCCGAAGGAAACTGCGAGGACCGCCTCCTCGACAACCCTTACTAcgtcgaggccaagaagaacaagcatGCCAAGCGCTACAGTTGCCACGGCTCTAAAATACATACCGTCGTTACGACCGGCAAGAACTTTGTCAAGTTCGGTTCTTTCAACCCGTATGATCTGTTCCACCACGTGTACGACCTTTGTCACGAAGGCGGATGCGACAGTGGCAGTGACTGGGCCCGAAGTACAAAGTACGTCACTGCAACGGGTATCTACTCCAAGGACATCAAAGTCAGTGCTCAGGGTGTTTATTCCGGCTGGGAGATGCGAAATGCTCTTGCGCAGTCCCTGGCCGATGCTTCTGGGCGCAATCAGGTCTGGTCTGAGGAGGTTGCGTGCCCCAGTGGAGGAAGGGCGTGTTCGCGTGTCAAGGCCTGGCAGGGATATGCACCCAACTTTCATCAGGCTGCTATCTTCAACAACTGCAATCagtatggatggatgaatgcCAAGACTGATGGTCTTACTGGAATCACTTCGGGTGGAGATTGCAAGTCgattgttgagaagcttggagcTATTATTGGGGAGGCGATTCCTTACGGGGCCGGGACTATTCCTCTTCTTGGTGCTCTTTGTGGTTAAACAATAGCTTATGAGTATTTTGAGATACTCAGAGCAGCTAAGATGGAGCTATGAAGAATTATGAAACCTTGTATCTAGCAGAGCTCAGAACGCGTACTAGACCAACTAAGCATACATAGGCCCTGGCCGAGTGTGCTTCCCAAATTTATTCCCATTCCTTGTCCAAAACAATCAGGTTCTGATATCCCTTCTTCACAACCTCAGTATCAATGACCATCACAGCAATGAAAGTGGTGTCCTCAGTTCCACTGGGATTCTTGCTGACGGTGTGATGGCATCCAGGATATTCGCGGAAGCTCTCGCCCGCATGGTACACCTTGGGCGGGTTACCATTCATCCCGCTGAGGAGTTGACCCTTGATCACAGTGGCGGCAACAGTTGCACCAGAGTGAGTATGCGGAGGTGTCCATCCGCCAGGACCATAGTGGACCTCGATACCAACGATGGACTTGCCGGGTGCGTTGGTAAGTTCGTAGTCGTAGAGGATCTTGACATTTTCGCGAGGGCGATTGCTGGTAACTGTTAGATTGATTCTGGACGAGGTAATGGTTTAACTTACCTATCGTTCTCAGAACTGTCTGCCATTTTGATAAAGTAGATGTTATCTGTTTATTATGCTGTGATGGATGCGCTGTGATGGCGGAGACACAGGAGCCAGAGATAACAAGAGATGAGGAATTCAAAGATACTGTTCTTTGTCGTAATGCAACTACTTATACCGATGGGATAGTCGTACTTCCTCAATTGACAAACGACGATTACCCTTCTTGTCGGCCTCCCGATTTCCGGGCGGAGACGAATAAGCCGGGCATTCGTCAATTACAGGACCCGCCCGGGTATCCGGGTATTCACCTTCTGTCCCAATCCCGGACGCAATTGCCTACGACGACTATCAACATATAAACAGTTCCTTCTTGGCAGAAAAAAGTGCTGTTTGACATCAGCTCTTAGCACTATCATCgataagtttattattaccttttatacaCCCAGAAAcaattcctcaacatcaagatgaaAGCCGTTCAGATCCTCGGAGACATGTATTCTCCAAAACTCACCACCAATTTCTCTATGGAGAAACCTGAGCCTGTCAAGTCTGATATTCTAGTTCGTGTTCACGCTGCTGGGGTCACTGGCGATGAAGTTATGTGGGGAGAGACATATCGACGACCAAACCGCATTCCCGGTCACGACATTTCCGGCGTTATCACCGCTTTTGGCCCCGACTACTCTGGTCCCCTACAAATCGGCCAAGAAGTCTTTGCGTTTCTATCAGCGCATACTGGAGCAGGACAGGCTGATTATGTTGTCTGCACTCCTGATGAAGTCGCACTGAAGCCAGCGTCGCTTTCACACGCTGAAGCTGCTACACTGCCGATTCCGGTCTTGACAGCGTGGGAGGTCTTGGACTATACCGAGATCCACGCTGGAACGAGAGTTCTTGTGACGGGAGCTTCGGGCGCAGTTGGCCAGCAGTTTGTGCAGCTTGTCAAACACCTGACGGGTGCTTATGTGATCGCGCTAGCATCCGCGACGAATAAGCATCTACTGGGCGATGTGCCCGACGAAATTGTCGACTACAAGACCCCAAACTGGGAGAGGTCTGTGAAggacgttgatgttgtctTTGATACGGTAGGCGGGGAGGTTCTGGCCAAGACGTGGGAAACGGTCAAGTCTGATGGCACGATCATCACGATTGGAGATCCTGCACCGGCGTGGGCCTTTGGCAGTGATGAACCATCTGAGTCCTTGTCCCTACCAGGCGTGAAGTACAAGTACTTTATCGTATCGCCGAATGTAGAGCGCTTGGGGCAGGTGTCAAAACTGTTCGACAAGGGAGTCCTGAAGCCACTAGCTGTGAAGAAGTTCCCGTTTGA encodes:
- a CDS encoding related to cupin domain protein, translated to MADSSENDSNRPRENVKILYDYELTNAPGKSIVGIEVHYGPGGWTPPHTHSGATVAATVIKGQLLSGMNGNPPKVYHAGESFREYPGCHHTVSKNPSGTEDTTFIAVMVIDTEVVKKGYQNLIVLDKEWE